ctttttgtttatcTAGATTTTGTACACGGCCAATTTAATTCATGCAAAGAAATCTGCAAGGATTGTACCCTAACATAGCACAATTTTGCTGCCAATGACTTGAAAGGAAGCTGCATTGGCCTTGCACAACAATACAAGGAACTAAAAGGAAATAGTTGATGTTATGCAGCAAGAGCAAAATTTATCCACAAGGCATGTATTCATGAATTTTTATAGAATGCCCAAGTATCTCTCAATTTCGTACTATGAACGttgaaatatttgaattaatcagTAGAAGTGTTTACAGCTTACAGATTAGCAATTGAACCAATGAAGCTGAAGAGGCAAATCAATTAACTAGCTAAAAATGGATGAACTGTATTGCACATGCCCGGGTTTCTAATGCACCAAAGAGGCTGAATTGGTTCTGCAGCTATTCCTCTAGTCACCATTCTGTTCCTCCATTCATTCAACCTATCTGTAGCTTCTGCATACCTCTTCCTTCCTGTTGCATCCCGGTTACCAGACCATAATGCTTCAGCCATTGCTGATGCTCTAGGCCAGATCCGAGAGTCCAAAACAGTGGAATCTGCTTGTTCGGACCATAATGCTACCTCTCCTCCTAATACCAAATTAGCTGCTGACTCATTTAGTCCATAGGTGATATCGTAGTTGTAGATAGTTTGCCATGTTTTAAATGGTGCACACCAGGAACCTCCATTCCCCAAGTCAGTACCAGGTGGCTGGTCATATTGAGTATCATTTCCGACCCACCCTCCGTGCCCACAATCCAAGTAGTAGTAGTCTGCGGATGACACAATAACCCGGTAACCAGCTTCAGTGAGCTTCTTAGTGTTGCTTGGTCCGTTGTTCCACGTTTGGAAAATGACATTCTCTGGGGGAAGCAATGAAGGAGAAACATTGACATTGGCATCCAACAGAACGTCCTCCCAGTAGACCACTGTTCGATTTAGGGAGATGATATAACGCAAGGTTGAATCAACAAACATTTCCAGAAGCCGGCTGAGAGTCCCATTCTTAGCAACAAAAGCTTGAATTTCTGGGTCAGTTATCCAACAATTTGGTGCGATCTCATCGGCTCCTCCATGATAGTATGAATCTGGAAACATGGAGATCGCGTCATGGATGACATTTTTTGCCACTTTGTAGGTGTTGGGGCTTAGGGGATTTAGCTGGCCAGTTCCCGGTTCAACTGCCAAGTGATCAGTCCAATCTACTCCAGCAGGCCACCACATCATGTTTGCACAAGTTACAATATCAGGGTATGCTAAAGCCCATGATCCTGTGTGTGCTGCAAGATACGAAAAATCAAAGTCATGTTGGGCAAATTCAGTTTTACTACCTAGTCTTTAAGTGCCAAACTTGATATTCAGCTTGACGCAGCTTTTTATCAACAAGCTTTCAATGTTCACACAGTTTCATCCTCTAAGCTACTAAGTTCATTTTGTCCATACATACTAAAAGTTTCATTCATCTTATAGTCCCCAAACTTCTGTATACTATCCCTGTCATGGACTAGTAACAATATCAATTTCAAAAGCCACTTTCTGCTGGAATTGGAACTAAAAGATTTGACTATCATTGCAGTTTTAACTTTGGGatgaaaaaagtcaaaattaattAGTGAAGGATGGAAAAACTATGAATCCTATACTAATCTAGCATACAGAGGAATAGGTACATCTTTAAATTGGTAGCTAGCTGATTATAAGTATCTATGTATTGGTATCCTCTCTAAACTTATATTACTCAGGAATCCCTCTTTCCGTGATTGCTTGTCCAAATTCTTATATCAAAGAACAGAAAGGAGATCAATGTTATCGAAGTTCATGTGTTTTACACGTGAAGCTTTGCAGATATCAACTTCATTTACATCACTAGTTGTCATCTTGCTAGACTTAATTCCAGTCATTGCAGAAACAGCCGTGCTATTGCTCTATAATACCCCATAAAGGACAACTTTATGATACCCCGTGTGCACTGTTTGCAGAATATGCACAATTTTGCTAATATCATTGGCAAATTTCCATGGCAAGTGAAGTTAGGTTGGGGTAGAACAGGAAAGTGATCGCCTACATGCCCATTCCAATATTAGCCCCTTGATCTAAAAGGGAAGTTCTTGCAACAAGAAGAAGTACAATATAAAGCGACCTACCTCTCAAATGCTATAAAGCGAGAATTCGTAGGCCGTTTTTATTACTGAGCGAAAAAGCTAGTAAAACATTTGCACTATGCCACTGCCATATGACCGGTATCAGGACTTTATACTGCTTTAATAATTAAAGAAAACTGATTAAGCGTACAAAACCAAAGAGGATTATGCAACTAAAGTGGTTCAATTTCACTTTGCACCCTCCAATTCTATTCAGATTCTCATTTTGGTTTTTAAACTTCAAAAACAGGACTTTTATTccctaaaatataaaatatgtcCCACCTAAATAAAATCGTTGATAGGGATGAGACAGATGTTATATTTAATTGAGACAAATTTTATG
This portion of the Coffea arabica cultivar ET-39 chromosome 2e, Coffea Arabica ET-39 HiFi, whole genome shotgun sequence genome encodes:
- the LOC113732154 gene encoding beta-hexosaminidase 2 → MGAAIGIPLTFLLILAFFITLSPQISAVSYPINVWPKPTAFSWPQPQITLLSPNFKIHFPLNPYLHQAANRYRNQFIKEHYNPLVVPHLNLTSSPPLKSLTITVTDDSAPLTHGVNESYTLTIPSPYQSTTATLTAETVWGAMRGLETFSQLIFGNPSRVACDLYIHDEPLFPHRGVMLDTSRNFYGVSDLQRLIRALSMNKLNVFHWHITDSQSFPLVLPSEPELAGKGAYGEEMKYSPEDVKRVVEFGMRYGVRVVPEIDMPAHTGSWALAYPDIVTCANMMWWPAGVDWTDHLAVEPGTGQLNPLSPNTYKVAKNVIHDAISMFPDSYYHGGADEIAPNCWITDPEIQAFVAKNGTLSRLLEMFVDSTLRYIISLNRTVVYWEDVLLDANVNVSPSLLPPENVIFQTWNNGPSNTKKLTEAGYRVIVSSADYYYLDCGHGGWVGNDTQYDQPPGTDLGNGGSWCAPFKTWQTIYNYDITYGLNESAANLVLGGEVALWSEQADSTVLDSRIWPRASAMAEALWSGNRDATGRKRYAEATDRLNEWRNRMVTRGIAAEPIQPLWCIRNPGMCNTVHPFLAS